In Spirochaetaceae bacterium, the sequence CCGCGTAACAAAAAGGGATTAAACATAGGCAGCGGGGCGGCAAAGTGGCTTACATCTATATTAAAGCTTTCCTCGCTAAAGTTGGCGTTAGCAAATAAACTAAGGCCGTCTTTATTAAAAATATTTAAATTTAATTGTTGGGCGGCTAAATTTAAAAAAACATCTAAATCGATACCTTCACGGCCGGTTAGCCTAAAGTTGTGGCCTTGCCGAGCAATGGCGATACGGCTGGCCGAAAAAGCAGTACGGCCCTTAACTTGTAAAGAACCCATCTCTACTAAGCCCGAAAAGTTATTATTTAAAAAAGAGTTAAAGCTGGAAGGGCCGCTGGGGTTGTCTTCTTGTAAATAAAAAGCCAGCGAAGTACGGTAATAATTAAAAAAGTGACCAACTTCGGTACTAAACCTAACAAAATTTTCGTTAAAATCGGCCACAAAACTGCCGCCATAGGTAAGCCATACCCCATATTGGGCGCTAATGCTATTAAGGGCCACTCTGGCGGGGCTATAGTTAAAGCCGGTATAAAATTGTAAACGGTTGTTGTTAAACCAGCCGCTCACAGTAACATCTCCTAAAGCAGCTAGACCATCGGAGTTATCTACCGTTAAGTTAAGTGAAGCAAGGCCGTCTAGCTCGGGCACATTTAGTCTTGTTAAAGGAAAATTTTGTACCACTAAGTTACCGGCAAAAATATCGGTGTAAAAAACCTGGGCACGGTAAAGCTCGCCTTGCCCGCCGCTTAAGGTAACTAAAGCCTCGTAACCGTTTGCTAAGCGGGTGTAATCGGCGCTGCCGCTAAGCTGCGAAATATTATCGCTAAAAACTATTTGGTTAATACGGCCACTATTTAAACCAAAGTTGCCGTCGTTAAGCTGAATATTTAACTGGTTGTTATTAAGCCGCAAATAGTGCAAAGCAGCGCTGCTTTCTTGGCCGGCCAGCTGTGCCTCTGCCGAAAAGTTAAGCAGTAAATCGCCGCCAATAACCATATCGTTAATGCCGGCCTCTAGGGTATTTTGTAAAGTATCAAAACTGATATGGCCGTAATTATAGTCGATATTTAATAAATTATCGCTAAAATTGCCGCTAAAAGGGTAACTTAGTACATCGGTTATCAAGTTGCCGGTAAAGCTGGGCTGTAAACTAACGGTACTGTTTAAATTAAGACCCAAACCAAAGTTACCGTATAATAATTGTAAGTTATGCAAGCTAAAATTATTATTGTTAAGGCTAAAAGCTAAACTTAAACTTTGGTTATCGCCCGCCGTTAGCTCTATATTATACCCATCTATATTAAATTGGCTGCCAACTAAGCTGCCGTTAATATTGTAGCTAAGGCTAAGGTTTTGCACAAAAGCCGGCAGCAAGCCGTTTAAAAAACTTAAATCTAGCCTGCTGGTAAAAAGGTTAAAGTTGCCTATGCGGCTGCTTACATCGTAATGAGCAAAAAAGCTTAGAGGCACCGGATTACTTACTTGATTAAGCTGGCTGCTAACGGTATAAACATTATCATCAAAATTAAAAATAGTTAAAGCTTGGGCTAAATTTTGGCCGCCTAAAGTAATGGCGCCCGTTTGCAGTTCTAGGTGGCTATCGTGGTTAATAAAGTTATTTACCACCCTTAAAGGTTCGTTATTAATGGCGGTTTGTAAAATTAACGTACCGCTGGGAAAAAAATTGGTTAAATCTATCTCGCCGTTAAAGCTGGCTAAATGCTGGCCATAATTAACATTAAAATTTCTTACCTGTGTTTTAACGTTGTTGCCGGCCATATTGAGGGTAAGGTTAAGCGGGTTATGATTAAGCATAAGCTGCGCTTGGCCATCTAGGTCGTAAATAGCTAAGGCGGCTTCGTGGTAATATAAAAAGGAGGCCGAACCATCAAGGAAAGAAAAAGACGAAACCATATCTTGTAAGGTAATATCATCAAAGCTAAAAAAATCGTTAATAACAAAATTGCTGGCCGAAAAATAACCAAAGAGGGTTTGGCTTAGGCTATCAATACGTATAAGGTAATCCAGCGGCAAATGGTCGATGTTTTTACGTACCTCTAGCAAATTGCCGCCCCATAAAATATGTAAGCCCTGATTACCCAAAAATAAAAAATTAGAGGCCACATTGTTGGCTGAAAGCTGGAAATCGCCCATACTTAAGTTGCTGGTGGTAAAGCCGCGCGCATTAATAGCCCCATTAAGGGTAAAAAAATTATTAAAATTAAGGTGTACGCCGGCGGTAAGGGCTAAGGTAAGCCTATCGTAGGTGGTAGGGGCAATATTTAGCAGCAGGTCGTTTACTTCAAACAGTCCGCTGGCCGTTGTATAACTAACATTAATGTGGCGGCCGGCAATTAACAGCGGCGGTAAAATATGGTCTATCTCGGCATTTAACGTAGCAAATAAATTATCAAAAAATAGATTAAGGTCGAAGATGGGCTCGCCGCCGGCTAGTCGGTCGATAAGCGTATCGTCTTGTTCGTTAAGAGCAATATTAACCACATGAAAATCGGCCCTGTTAACACCTACCGAGCGGATAATCTCTAAAGCGGGGCTTTGCCCAAACAATAACGGCCACAGGTTAAAAGCAAAACGCAGGCGGTTAATATTTAAGGTAAAGCTATAAGGTTCTTCGCGCCGCTCTATTAAGACATTACGCAGCTCGAAGTAACTTAAAAAGGCGCTAGAGGTGTTCTCGAAGGTAATAAAAATATTATAACGTTCTTCGATGGTGCTAATAATACGGTCGCGCTCAATATTAAGGCGGTGGCTAACATAAAGCTGTAAAGGAACTAAAATTAACAAGATAAAAGCTACAAAGGCAGCTATGGTAATAACTGCCTTTTTATGTTCCGAAAGTTCACGCCAAGCTTTTTTTTTCATTTAGCCCCATCGTTTATTAAAAATGAATGGTTAAGGTAGCAACCTGAAGGGGCGTATTAACCCGCTCGGTAAAACTAGCTAACTGTACAATACTTAGTAAACGGTTATCAAGCATAGTATTACCGCTACTAGTTATAATGGTTGTATCTAAAATACGGCCATCGCCGGTAATAGTCAACTCTATTGTAACATTTTTTTGTAAGGCGGTAAAGTTATCCGGTAAATAAAAGTTAAAGTTAGGCCATTCCCTAAAGCTGCGTCCCGCCGCATTAAGTACTAACGAGCTTAGCTGAAAACTTTGCGGTACAACCGGTTCGGCCGCCGGTAAAGGTGGCGGAGTAACAGGCAGCACCGGGTTAGCAGCCGCTGCGTTAGCTATGGGGGCAGGGCGGGTTGCCGGTGGATTGGCCGGCCTAGCGGAGCTAACAGGCGGTACAACGTTACTCACTATAGCCGGCCCGTTAATAATAGGCTGAGAACTGGTTATGGCTTCGTCGGGTTCTTCGGTTGGGGCTACAGCTGCCGGAAAGGTAATAATAGTAAGATAAGGGCTGGCACTGCTTAAAGTTAAAGCCGTATAGTAGTTGGTTTGCGGTAAATTAATAAGCAGAATAGCGGCCAAAAAAACTAAATGCACCAAAAGCGAGCTAACAACGGCCAGCCATAAAAATGAGCGGCGGCGCGCCTTTTTATGGCGAATGGCCAAAGGTTTTAGGCTGCGGTTAAGGTATTTGTAAGGCCGTATGTAAATATTACTCATCTTTAATTACCTAAATGTTAATTAGCGGCTAGCTCTTCTATAGCTAAACTAATATTATAAATATGCCCGGTTTGGCTTATTAAATTAATAATATTAATAAGCCGGCCATAACTTACTTCGGGGCTGGCCACTAAAATTAACTGGGCCGGGCCGCCATCTACCGTTAGCTGCTGAAGCTTGCCGGTAAAATCTTCTAACAAAACTACTTGGTTATCTATTTTAATTTCGTCATCTATATTAACGATGATAGATTGACTTGTATTGACCGCCTCATCACCAAACTGAAAGCTGTTGTACTCGGCCGGCCGAGCGTTCATTAACAAAAAAAAGAGCACGATAAAAATTATATCGAGTAAAGGGGCCAGCGGTAAGCTAAGCTGTGTTTTAAGGCTGCTTTTTAATTTGTTATTCATAATTTTTATTATAAACGACTACCTTTGCTGCTTAAAATTTCGGCTATTAAGTTGTTAAGCCTATCAACCTTACGGCCAATAACTTCGGCAAAATAATGATACGCTAACAAGTTGGGGATAGCTGTGGCCAGTCCGGCGGCAGTAGTAATAAGGGCTTGGCCGATACCGCCGGCCAGTAAATAGGGGTTGCTGCTGCCGGCCCGGTAAATAGCATTAAAGGCCACTATCATACCTACAATCGTACCTAGCAGGCCGATTAAGGTGGCAATGTTAGCAATAGCCGCTAAAAAAGAAACACGGTTTTCCATTAAAGTGATACGATTGCCGGCAATAATCTCTAGCCGCTGCCTTAACACATCGTCTAGTAAAAAACGGTTTTCGATGGCATAACGCAAAACGGCCCGCTCGGCCGAGTTATGCGCCGTTCCTAGCGCCTCGAGCGCTTGTTCATTTTTCCCCTGGGCATAAAGCGAACCGGAGCGGCGGGTAACTTCGTTATCTTCTTTGATAGAATAAAAATAAAAAAAACGCTCTATCATAATAATAACACTTATAAAAGATAAAACAAAAATAGGCATTAAAGCCGGTAAATTATTACGAATAAGCTCTAGCATATCTATACTATCGGCAAGTTGCTAACCGAAAACTGAAAGGTGAAAAAAGGCAATTTAAAAAATAAGAAGTAAGAGTTAAAAAATTTTATTTCTTATTTTTTAGCTGTTAGGATATATTTTTGCTAATGAATGGATATATAATGTAAAAGTAAGAGAAATTAAGCACGCCTATATATTAACCGGCAGCACAAAATTTTTTATAGTTTTACAAATAGTAAACTCTTGCAATGTATAACTTTTACTTATTGGCCAAATATTTAAAAAATTAAGCGTTATAATGCCTTTACAAAATAAAGGTATTACTATATACTATGATTATTCTGAGAGGGTGTTATGATAAACTATAAGGCATCACAACTGGAGAAAGATTTAATCGCAGGTGTTTACAAAGAAGAACGGTATTCGGATAACTTTATCCCCGTTTTAGAAAGGCTTTGGTCTATCTACCAACAGCATGATAATTTTTATGAGGTACAAATAAATTTGCTTTGGCCTTATGTTAATAAATATAGCAATTACATACAAGATGAAGCCGACAGGCGCACCAGCCCATTAAAGTTAGAAAGTTTTGGTACAGTTTTTTGCAATTTAGGCGCCATAGCCAACAGCGCTAATATTTCTAATTTAGAAGAACGTATAGAGTTACTCATTATCTCTTTAGAAAAATCGCCTTTAAAAGAAGATATTTCTTTTAAGTATAAAAAATATCAATTTTATTATTTTAAGCAATTAGTTAAACGCATGTTATAGCTAATTGGTTAATAAAGTTATTTTACACCCTGTCATTATGTTATGTAGATAAAGGATAGAAAATGCAATTAAATTTACGGGCTAAAAATGTATTACTTATTTGCGGCAGTATTATGCTGGTTTTTATTTTAGGTTTTTCTATTTTAAGCAACTCTGTTTACAGAAGGGCCTATGCCGAAAGTTTACGGCTAGCCGAAAGTAACGCTGAAAAGGTTTCTAATTTTATTAACATTGCGGCAACTGTTAATATGATGATGTCCGAAAGCTTATCAAACAGTATAGAGGCTGCTATTAAAACCTTTGAGCCGGCCTTGCGTGATAAATTTGTTGAAACCCGAATAGGAATAGAAGCTACCGATATGGCAGGAGCATTCGATTTTTTATTTATTATCTTAGAGGCGGGGGTATTAGATGGCTCTCATACCGGTAGCTGGTTTGTGGATAATAGCGGCCGCTTTTTTAAGGGGGTTGATGGTAATGGCCGCATAAACAACAACGGCCTTGATGGAAACTTTGGGCTGTATCAGCAGGTTAGGCAAAGTAACCGCATAGAGTTAATCGACCCTTTTATTTTTAATAATGAACTTTATGTAGCCATGGCTGTACCTATCCATGATGAACAAGAAAATTTTGCGGGCGTGGTGGCCGCCGGCATTAAAATGACTACGTTGCAGCAGGCTCTTATTACGGTGCAAAACACCATGCAAATTGATGACGCTTATGGTTTTATAGTAACCAGTGGTTTTATAAGCATACCCGGCCTTAGAGGAGCCGAGCCGACGGCAATTAGAAATTTATTTGAGGCCGATATAGTTAGGCGCATAGAGCAAAACCTTGTTAGGGGCGAGGACATGTCGGCACAGTTTTATAACAGCCGTACCGATGAAAGAAGCCTGTTAGTGTTGGTTCCCTTTTTACCTTTTGGGATAGAGGTGGGTGATGGCTGGATGGCCGGCTATGTTTTGCCTATGCGTGTGGTTACGGCTTCGGCCTACAATATTATTACCGTACTCGTTCTTATTGGGGTAATTATTATCATTGTAAGTAGCCTTTTGGTTATGTCTACGATTAGCCGTATAGTAAAGGTAATTATTACCAATAAAGATTATTTAGATAACCTAGCTGCCGGCGATATGACCTTTAAGATAGATAACAAACTTTTACAGCGCAGCGATGAGATTGGGGTAATGACTCGTTCGGTGGCAGCGGTAGAAAGTCGTTTGGCACAAGTGGTGGGCGATACCAATAAAATAGTAGCAATTATTGAGCATACAGCCACCGAAATTCATAGCGCCAGCGGGATAATATCAACCTCTAGCAGTGAGCAAGCAGCCAGCACTGAAGAGGCGAGCGCCAGTGTAGAAACAATGAGCAGCGCTATAACGCAAAGTGTTAATAATGTAAGCCATACCGAAAAAATTGCCAAAGAAGCGGCCAATAAAGCCACGCAAGGGGGTATTACGGTAAACCAAACGAGTGAAGCTATGAAAATAATTGCCGAAAAAATTACCATGATTGAAGGCATAGCTAAGCAAACTAATTTGCTGGCCCTTAATGCTGCTATCGAGGCGGCTCGGGCCGGTGATAATGGGCGCGGCTTTGCCGTTGTCGCCGGCGAGGTGCGTAAGCTGGCCGAGCATACGGCGTTTAGCGCTGCCGAAATTAGCGAACTGTCTAAAAATGGTTTAACTTTGGCTCAAAGTGCCGGCGAGTTAATTAATGCTATTGTACCGCAAATACAACAAACCGCTCAGCTTATTCGTGAAGTAGCGGTTGCCGGTAAAGAGCAGCGCAATAGTATTGAACAATTTGATAAGATGATGCAGCTGGATATAGAAACTACTCAACGTAATGCTTCATCAAGTGAAGAGTTATCTGCTAGCGCCGAACTGCTTAAAGAGCAGGCTAAAAAGCTAAAGGGAATGATGGCCTTTTTTAAGGTGAGTGCAGAAGAGGTTAGGTTAGAGTATAAAAGTTAGCTAAGGAGCTCTTTCAAAAAAAATAGAGTATTACTATAAAAGAAATTTTATTTCGTGCTTTTTGTGTCTTTCGTGGTTTATTCTTATTTATTTTTGGAGTATATCAAAACTTAAAGTTAAACCGGTAAAGCTTCTTACCGCTATACTTGCCTTGTTACGATAGATAGTCTCTTCATAGTGGCCGCTACTATTAAGTAGATAAGTATAAACTAAGTTTGGGCTACGCACTACCCAATATTCTTTAACACCGGCCCGTTGGTATTGTTCGCGCTTATCGCTTAAATCAAAGCCACCGGTGCTGGGTGAAAATATTTCTATAATAAAGTTAGGAGCGCCGATAATTTTTCTCTCTGTGTATTTTAATTTATCACATAGCACTAGTAAATCGGGGCAATAAATGGTGTCTTCATCGGGGAAGAGCTGCACATCAAAGTCGGGGAAAACCCAGCACTCACCATCTTTAAAGTGGTACTCTAACTGGCTGCCTAGCTTTAAAAGTAGTCGTTGGTGGCTGCCGCTAGGTGAGGGCGACATAAGGAGTAACCCATCTTCAAGCTGATAACGCAAACCACCTTCTTCGGTAAGGCGGTTATAATCTTCTATCGTATAATAAGATTGAATTGGTAACCCACTCATTTTAATTCTTGTTTTTTTAATTATTCACTCTTAATTTAAAAGACTTAACACCATTTGGCTGCGTTGGTTCGCCTGCGCTAACATCGCCATAGAGGCCTGCATTAAAATATTCTCACGCATAAGGTCTACCATTGCTCCGGCCATATCAAGGTCGCGGATTTGGCTTTCGCTAAATTGCATATTTTGGCTGGCGTTCATTTGGCTATTTACTAAAAGTTCTAAGCGGTTTTGAAAAGCTCCTAAATTAGCCCGCTCGCGGGTTACTACCATAAGCGCCCCATCTAGCATACCAATGGCACTGTTGGCATTATCGGCCGTAGCCACCGAGACACCGCCTTCGCCAAAGGCGCCGGCTAGGCCAAGCCCTACTACCGACATATCGTTTAGATTTACGCCAATACGTTGGTCCATATTGGCCCCAATATGAAAACTGGCCGCTATACCGCCGTTATTGCTAAAGCTGCCGTCAAAGAGGGTAAGACCATTAAATTGCGATTGCTCGGCTATACGATTAAGTTCTTCAAAAAGCTGATCAACTTCGGCCTGAATACTGGCACGGTCAAACTCGCTGTAAATACCGTTGGCAGCTTGCACCGCTAGCTCGCGCATACGTTGCAAGGCCTCTGTGGTGCCTTGTAAAAAACCTTCGGCGGTTTGTACAAAGCTAATACCATCGTTAGCATTACGTACGGCTTGGTTGGTGCCGCGTATTTGCGCCCGCATTCGTTCGGAGACGGCAAGACCGGCGGCATCGTCGGCCGCTCTAGTAATGCGCAAACCACTGCTAAGCTGGCTTATTGTATGAATTTGCCGGCTATTTACCATATTTAAATGGCGGTTAGCATTAATAGCGCTTAGGTTATGGTTAATTATCATTACTCGTCTCCTTTGGCTTATAGTATACTATAATTTACCTTAGTATTCAAGGTGTTTATGCTCTTTAGTATAATTAATCGGCCGAAAAGCTTGTAAAAAGCACGCAAGTAATAAAAGTTAGCTCACTATAATGAGCATAGCTGCTCTTCATTTAAAAAGCTCAAGCCGGTTGAACCCGCTTGAGCTTTTTAAATGAAGTTTTTACAGGGCAGCTTATATGCCGCTTGCAACATTTGTATTGCCGCCGTTATTCCCACCACCCGGATTTCCTCCGGGTCTACTACCGCCGCCGCCGGCATCGTTAGCCAAATTCATACCGGATCTTCCTTCAATTAAACTAGCAAAGACAGGGCTAACGCCTAACAGTAACGTTACCAGTAATACTGCGCATACTTTTTTCATTAAATATCCCCCTTAAAAAATTTATAAACTATACTATAACATAGTTCATAGGATTGTCAACAAAAATATAAAAATATTTATATAATTTTTATTATAAGTATATAATCTACTCTTGACAACCCTATCTTTTGGTGTTAAACTAAAATACTAATTAATAAATATTAGTTAATCATAGTTCTTAATGGGAGATACAATGAAAAAAAGAGTTTCGTTACTGGTTTTATCGGCTATATTTTTTGCCTGTAATAGTTCTGCAAGCTTTAACGGTACTACCTTTGTTTTTGCCAGCAACAGCTTTGCAGACAACACCCTAGATCCACTTCTTAGTCTTAATAATGAAACAACTAGCCGAATTGTCTTTACAGCTTTGTACGAGGGTTTACTTCGCCGCGATCAGGCCGGTAATATTATTCCTGCCATTGCCGAAAGCTGGCATATTAATGATAGTCACACTACTTTTACTTTTAGCTTACGGCCTAATTTAAGCTTTAGTAACGGCCAGCCTATTAATATGCGTATGATTATTTTAAATTTTACTCAGTGGATACGGGGATGGGAGGCATTTCCCACTATTCAAATTATCGATGAGCTCACTTTCTCTATCCATTTTAATCGACCGTTTAGAGGTTGTGGGAATGACGTTTGTAATGGGGGATTATCGTTTATCTAACGCCTTTTTGAGCGGTGAAATTGATTGGGTATCGGCCAACATCTATCTTCCCTCGCCAGATAACCCCGATGAGCTTAGCTTGCGTAACCAGCATCCGCACCGCCATTGGGCAGCTACTTTAAATACCTATTATGCAGCTATTAACCACGAATGGCCCTTAAATGATGTGCGGGTGCGGCAAGCCTTAACCTTGGCTATTAACCGCCAAAAGGTAAGCGAGGTTATAGTGCCGTCCACTATGGTGCAAGGGGTAATGCCTACACTTATTACTAACTATCCGCACCTTAGCACTTGGCCGGCTAATCCCGATTTGTTTAACCCCACTTTAGCTAGGCAGTTACTGGCAGAAGCCGGGTTTCCGGGCGGGGAAGGGTTACCCGCTCTTACCCTTATGAGTGTAGCAGGCGGCGGCGTGCCGGCCTTTAGTTATGCCATTGCTCAAAGTTGGCGTGATGAGCTGGGCATGGAGATAGAGGAGATAGGGTTATCTTATGCAGATTATTTAGAGCAAAGGCATACCAGCCATCTTTATTTAGGCAATATAATTTCTAGCGTGCCCGATTCCTTAGTGTTTATCGCTTATTTTAATGGAAATTATATTCGTACTCCTTACTCAAGCCCGCATTTTACCAGTTTATTACGGCAAATCTTTGCCGCCGCTACCTTAGAAGAACGTATGGCTTTAACGGCTTTAGCCGAAGAGCTCTTTGTTGTGCAAGATCAAGCGATTATACCCCTTGTTAGCGATATGTAT encodes:
- a CDS encoding energy transducer TonB, whose amino-acid sequence is MSNIYIRPYKYLNRSLKPLAIRHKKARRRSFLWLAVVSSLLVHLVFLAAILLINLPQTNYYTALTLSSASPYLTIITFPAAVAPTEEPDEAITSSQPIINGPAIVSNVVPPVSSARPANPPATRPAPIANAAAANPVLPVTPPPLPAAEPVVPQSFQLSSLVLNAAGRSFREWPNFNFYLPDNFTALQKNVTIELTITGDGRILDTTIITSSGNTMLDNRLLSIVQLASFTERVNTPLQVATLTIHF
- a CDS encoding biopolymer transporter ExbD, with the protein product MNNKLKSSLKTQLSLPLAPLLDIIFIVLFFLLMNARPAEYNSFQFGDEAVNTSQSIIVNIDDEIKIDNQVVLLEDFTGKLQQLTVDGGPAQLILVASPEVSYGRLINIINLISQTGHIYNISLAIEELAAN
- a CDS encoding MotA/TolQ/ExbB proton channel family protein yields the protein MLELIRNNLPALMPIFVLSFISVIIMIERFFYFYSIKEDNEVTRRSGSLYAQGKNEQALEALGTAHNSAERAVLRYAIENRFLLDDVLRQRLEIIAGNRITLMENRVSFLAAIANIATLIGLLGTIVGMIVAFNAIYRAGSSNPYLLAGGIGQALITTAAGLATAIPNLLAYHYFAEVIGRKVDRLNNLIAEILSSKGSRL
- a CDS encoding methyl-accepting chemotaxis protein, producing MQLNLRAKNVLLICGSIMLVFILGFSILSNSVYRRAYAESLRLAESNAEKVSNFINIAATVNMMMSESLSNSIEAAIKTFEPALRDKFVETRIGIEATDMAGAFDFLFIILEAGVLDGSHTGSWFVDNSGRFFKGVDGNGRINNNGLDGNFGLYQQVRQSNRIELIDPFIFNNELYVAMAVPIHDEQENFAGVVAAGIKMTTLQQALITVQNTMQIDDAYGFIVTSGFISIPGLRGAEPTAIRNLFEADIVRRIEQNLVRGEDMSAQFYNSRTDERSLLVLVPFLPFGIEVGDGWMAGYVLPMRVVTASAYNIITVLVLIGVIIIIVSSLLVMSTISRIVKVIITNKDYLDNLAAGDMTFKIDNKLLQRSDEIGVMTRSVAAVESRLAQVVGDTNKIVAIIEHTATEIHSASGIISTSSSEQAASTEEASASVETMSSAITQSVNNVSHTEKIAKEAANKATQGGITVNQTSEAMKIIAEKITMIEGIAKQTNLLALNAAIEAARAGDNGRGFAVVAGEVRKLAEHTAFSAAEISELSKNGLTLAQSAGELINAIVPQIQQTAQLIREVAVAGKEQRNSIEQFDKMMQLDIETTQRNASSSEELSASAELLKEQAKKLKGMMAFFKVSAEEVRLEYKS
- a CDS encoding Uma2 family endonuclease — its product is MSGLPIQSYYTIEDYNRLTEEGGLRYQLEDGLLLMSPSPSGSHQRLLLKLGSQLEYHFKDGECWVFPDFDVQLFPDEDTIYCPDLLVLCDKLKYTERKIIGAPNFIIEIFSPSTGGFDLSDKREQYQRAGVKEYWVVRSPNLVYTYLLNSSGHYEETIYRNKASIAVRSFTGLTLSFDILQK
- a CDS encoding flagellin, whose amino-acid sequence is MIINHNLSAINANRHLNMVNSRQIHTISQLSSGLRITRAADDAAGLAVSERMRAQIRGTNQAVRNANDGISFVQTAEGFLQGTTEALQRMRELAVQAANGIYSEFDRASIQAEVDQLFEELNRIAEQSQFNGLTLFDGSFSNNGGIAASFHIGANMDQRIGVNLNDMSVVGLGLAGAFGEGGVSVATADNANSAIGMLDGALMVVTRERANLGAFQNRLELLVNSQMNASQNMQFSESQIRDLDMAGAMVDLMRENILMQASMAMLAQANQRSQMVLSLLN
- a CDS encoding ABC transporter substrate-binding protein, whose amino-acid sequence is MKKRVSLLVLSAIFFACNSSASFNGTTFVFASNSFADNTLDPLLSLNNETTSRIVFTALYEGLLRRDQAGNIIPAIAESWHINDSHTTFTFSLRPNLSFSNGQPINMRMIILNFTQWIRGWEAFPTIQIIDELTFSIHFNRPFRGCGNDVCNGGLSFI
- a CDS encoding ABC transporter substrate-binding protein — translated: MTFVMGDYRLSNAFLSGEIDWVSANIYLPSPDNPDELSLRNQHPHRHWAATLNTYYAAINHEWPLNDVRVRQALTLAINRQKVSEVIVPSTMVQGVMPTLITNYPHLSTWPANPDLFNPTLARQLLAEAGFPGGEGLPALTLMSVAGGGVPAFSYAIAQSWRDELGMEIEEIGLSYADYLEQRHTSHLYLGNIISSVPDSLVFIAYFNGNYIRTPYSSPHFTSLLRQIFAAATLEERMALTALAEELFVVQDQAIIPLVSDMYRANIIDLERWSGFGLRNNSVLNTWVGIRVREEN